From the Lathyrus oleraceus cultivar Zhongwan6 chromosome 4, CAAS_Psat_ZW6_1.0, whole genome shotgun sequence genome, one window contains:
- the LOC127136012 gene encoding uncharacterized protein LOC127136012: protein MTDVPPPPERLLGDYGGANAPTDRLTIINQPVNVTNFQLHPSTINQLERKHFTGKALEQMSTYAKFMKHIISKRRTSDTNPIILTETCSAILQGMKIPIKKKDRGAISIPCTIRDRSFNKALINLGASMSLMPLSIYKKLGIGVMQDTRMSLQFADHSIKKPYGIVEDVLVKIGKFVFLVDFVILEMPEDEEIPLILGRLFLETRRCLINIEEGTMTLKVYDEELKINFRNTMRYKDDICTSHTLEVLDQVMTYDSPLNAPQPPLERLLSLSIFDSDKEVDNGESEVLALLYAQPLWKGSRPHRWEDLHLPQSSEEDEEPKKGTKLKQIPENLKYVFLDFEGKCPAIISSSLKNIEEEKLIQVLKKYKNAIGWAI, encoded by the exons ATGACTGATGTTCCACCGCCACCAGAAAGACTGTTGGGTGACTacggaggtgcaaatgcaccaACCGACAGATTAACTATTATCAACCAACCAGTGAACGTGACTAATTTCCAGTTGCATCCGAGTACTATTAATCAACTTGAAAGGAAGCATTTTACTGGAAAA GCACTTGAACAAATGTCTActtatgccaagttcatgaagcACATCATTTCGAAGAGGCGTACCTCCGACACCAACCCGATTATTCTAACagaaacttgtagtgctattttgcagggtatgaagattccgaTAAAGAAGAAAGATCGAGGAGCTATCAGCATCCCTTGTACTATTAGAGATAGGTCATTCAACAAAGCTCTTATTAATCTGGGAGCTAGTATGAGTCTCATGccgttatccatttacaagaagcTTGGTATAGGGGTTATGCAAGATACCAGGATGTCACTCCAATTCGCCGATCATTCGATCAAGAAACCGTATGGTATTGTTGAAGATGTTCTGGTGAAAATTGGCAAGTTTGTATTTCTGGTGGATTTTGTAATTCtagaaatgccggaagatgaagagatcccTCTCATTCTTGGGAGACTCTTTTTAGAAACGAGAAGGTGCTTGATCAACATAGAAGAAGGGACCATGACGTTGAAGGTTTATGATGAGGAATTGAAGATCAATTTTCGAAATACCATGAGGTACAAGGATGATATTTGTACCAGTCATACTCTAGAGGTTCTGGATCAGGTGATGACATATGATAGTCCTTTGAATGCACCACAACCACCTTTGGAAAGATTGTTGAGTTTGTCCATTTTCGATAGTGATAAAGAAGTGGACAACGGGGAATCTGAAGTGCTAGCTTTGTTATATGCACAACCTCTGTGGAAAGGATCTCGACCACACCGGTGGGAGGATTTACACCTACCTCAATCTAGTGAGGAGGATGAAGAGCCAAAGAAGGGAACGAAGTTGAAACAAATTCCGGAGAATCTTAAATATGTCTTTCTCGATTTTGAAGGAAAATGTCCTGCTATCATAAGCTCGAGCCTAAAGAATATCGAAGAAGAAAAGCTCATCCAAGTcctaaaaaaatacaaaaatgctATTGGATGGGCAATTTAA